A single Methylomonas sp. AM2-LC DNA region contains:
- a CDS encoding type II toxin-antitoxin system ParD family antitoxin, translated as MPSSYAIGEHFEQFIKTQLKSGRYSSASEIVRNALRLMEEREQLRLQIQAGIDSGPSIPAEDVFNRLSEKYEAMTQS; from the coding sequence ATGCCATCAAGTTACGCCATCGGCGAACACTTTGAACAGTTCATCAAAACACAATTGAAAAGCGGACGTTACAGCAGTGCTAGTGAAATTGTACGCAATGCATTACGCCTGATGGAAGAACGGGAGCAGTTGCGGCTACAGATTCAAGCCGGCATTGATAGCGGTCCAAGTATTCCGGCCGAAGACGTCTTCAACCGTCTAAGCGAGAAATACGAAGCCATGACACAATCCTGA
- the ltrA gene encoding group II intron reverse transcriptase/maturase: MTTTPSAVGAASHYDVNWHSIDWGQAHRIVRRLQVRIAKAVSEGRWNKAKALQWLLTHSFYGKAVAVKRVTENRGKNTPGVDGETWNTPEQKAKAINSFKGRGYQPQPLRRVKIPKANGKLRPLGIPTLRDRAMQALHLLGLQPIAETKADHNSYGFRPERACRDAAAQCFAALVSKNSAQWVLDADISGCFDNISHDWLLANIPMDKTVLRKWLKSGFVEKGNWFPTQAGTPQGGIASPTLANMALDGLEIELAAHFGTKTSKKRWKGKVNFIRYADDFVITGATKETLEQAKLIIENFLKDRGLSLSEEKTKIVHIDEGFDFLGWNFRKYGGKLLIKPAKKNVQAFLRKIRLIIKENQTAKQENVIRLLNPIIRGWANYHQNQVAKETFSKVDHFIWKKLWQWACRRHPNKPLRWIKDRYFESEGLRNWVFATKVKTEDGEVIRVKLVNASDTPIRRHIKIKAEAHPFNPVWEEYFENRLGLQMRESLKGKNQLLFLWYAQEGKCPNCNERITKDTGCNIHYIQRKTDGGKNRVTNLMLLHPNCHRQVHNRKNKETAGSDQTGFMEA, from the coding sequence ATGACGACGACACCTAGTGCAGTTGGTGCAGCCTCCCATTATGACGTGAACTGGCACAGTATTGACTGGGGGCAGGCTCATCGAATAGTGAGAAGGCTACAAGTACGTATTGCAAAGGCAGTCAGCGAAGGCCGCTGGAATAAGGCGAAAGCTTTACAATGGTTGCTGACGCACTCATTTTATGGCAAGGCAGTTGCTGTAAAACGAGTTACTGAAAATCGCGGTAAAAACACCCCAGGAGTTGACGGGGAAACTTGGAATACTCCTGAGCAAAAGGCCAAGGCAATTAACTCGTTCAAAGGAAGAGGCTATCAACCACAACCGCTGAGAAGAGTCAAAATTCCCAAAGCAAACGGTAAACTGCGTCCTTTAGGGATTCCAACCCTACGAGATAGAGCAATGCAAGCGCTGCATTTACTGGGCTTGCAACCGATAGCTGAAACCAAAGCGGATCACAATTCCTATGGATTCCGTCCAGAAAGAGCTTGTAGAGATGCGGCGGCACAATGCTTTGCGGCATTAGTGAGTAAAAACTCAGCGCAGTGGGTTTTAGATGCAGATATATCTGGATGCTTTGACAATATTAGTCATGACTGGTTACTGGCGAATATCCCTATGGATAAAACCGTACTCAGAAAATGGCTGAAAAGTGGTTTTGTTGAAAAAGGAAATTGGTTTCCAACGCAAGCCGGCACTCCGCAAGGGGGTATTGCCTCGCCAACGCTGGCTAATATGGCTTTAGATGGTCTTGAAATCGAACTGGCCGCGCACTTTGGTACAAAAACCAGCAAGAAAAGATGGAAGGGAAAAGTCAATTTTATTCGATATGCAGATGACTTTGTTATCACCGGCGCAACGAAAGAAACGCTGGAGCAGGCAAAGTTGATTATTGAGAACTTTCTGAAGGACAGAGGATTATCGCTATCAGAAGAAAAAACCAAGATTGTGCATATTGATGAAGGCTTTGATTTCTTAGGGTGGAACTTTCGTAAATACGGTGGGAAACTACTCATCAAACCTGCGAAAAAGAATGTACAAGCATTCTTACGGAAAATTCGACTGATAATCAAAGAAAACCAAACAGCAAAACAGGAAAATGTAATTAGGCTCCTAAATCCAATCATAAGGGGATGGGCTAATTATCACCAAAATCAGGTGGCGAAGGAAACCTTTTCTAAGGTTGATCACTTCATCTGGAAAAAGCTTTGGCAATGGGCTTGTCGAAGACATCCAAATAAACCACTTCGGTGGATAAAGGATAGATATTTTGAAAGCGAAGGACTGCGTAACTGGGTGTTTGCCACGAAGGTTAAAACTGAGGATGGAGAAGTGATAAGGGTTAAACTGGTAAATGCTAGTGATACGCCCATTCGCCGACATATCAAGATAAAAGCGGAAGCACACCCGTTCAATCCGGTCTGGGAAGAGTATTTCGAAAACAGGCTTGGCCTGCAAATGAGAGAAAGCCTCAAAGGAAAGAACCAATTGCTTTTTCTTTGGTACGCACAGGAAGGCAAATGTCCGAACTGCAACGAAAGAATTACGAAGGATACGGGGTGCAATATTCACTACATCCAGCGTAAAACAGACGGCGGTAAAAACAGAGTAACAAACCTTATGTTATTACACCCGAACTGTCATAGACAAGTCCATAACCGTAAAAATAAGGAAACTGCCGGTTCTGATCAAACAGGATTTATGGAGGCTTGA
- a CDS encoding IS5 family transposase has protein sequence MPYKYNEKIRDKIDKPRYKVTNWPAYNNALRNRGDFTVYFTEEAIAEWHPAKTGSRGSPQKYSALAIETSLMIRQVFRLPLRQTQGFMNSLITALDIDITIPDFSNLSKRSVALPRHKLTQELAPGSIVIVDSTGLKVYGKDEWHQEKHEVAARRTWRKLHLAVDENHQIIACELTTPETGDPSAVPDLLDQIDTPFDTFIADGAYDGDPVCKAVLSLKPDAQVIVPPHKTAVCSPAGDSQRDNHIKVIDQYGRIAWQKKTGYGLRNYVELAMQRYKRIFGNTMKARQLPQQKAEALASAVALNRMTDLGMPVSVKI, from the coding sequence ATGCCATACAAGTATAACGAGAAAATCCGCGATAAAATCGACAAACCTCGTTATAAAGTTACCAATTGGCCTGCGTATAATAATGCGTTAAGGAATCGCGGTGATTTCACGGTGTATTTTACCGAAGAGGCAATAGCTGAATGGCATCCAGCCAAGACGGGTAGTCGTGGCAGTCCCCAAAAATACTCCGCGCTTGCGATTGAAACCAGCTTAATGATTCGTCAGGTATTCCGCCTGCCGCTCCGGCAAACACAAGGCTTTATGAATTCACTGATCACGGCTTTGGACATCGACATTACCATCCCTGATTTCAGTAACTTATCCAAGCGTAGCGTTGCCTTACCCCGACATAAATTGACCCAAGAATTGGCTCCAGGCAGTATTGTGATTGTCGATTCAACCGGCCTTAAGGTTTACGGTAAGGACGAATGGCATCAAGAAAAACATGAAGTTGCTGCACGGCGCACCTGGCGTAAACTGCACCTTGCGGTCGATGAAAACCATCAAATCATCGCCTGCGAACTGACCACGCCGGAAACAGGAGATCCATCGGCGGTACCGGATTTGCTTGACCAAATCGACACGCCATTTGACACCTTCATTGCCGATGGCGCCTACGATGGCGATCCGGTTTGTAAAGCGGTGTTAAGTCTGAAGCCGGATGCACAAGTAATCGTTCCACCGCATAAGACCGCTGTTTGTTCACCCGCAGGCGATAGCCAGCGAGACAACCATATCAAAGTAATCGACCAGTATGGCCGTATCGCTTGGCAAAAAAAGACCGGCTATGGCTTGCGTAATTATGTCGAACTGGCCATGCAACGCTACAAGCGGATTTTTGGCAACACGATGAAAGCGCGTCAGCTGCCGCAACAAAAAGCGGAGGCTTTGGCAAGTGCCGTTGCGCTCAATCGGATGACCGACTTAGGCATGCCTGTGTCTGTTAAAATTTAA
- a CDS encoding dicarboxylate/amino acid:cation symporter, giving the protein MSIHHAPQATNRQTFYIAIALIVGICFGELLNLSLPKDDSLLVTLIDVFNVLTDIFLRLVKMIIAPLVFATLVVGMAKMGDVQTVGRIGIKALLWFFSASLFSLLLGMLLVNIMQPGSSLNMLLPAKDAMNGLANVKPTLAGFTAHMFPKSIIEAMASNEILQIVVFSMFFGIACASLGELAHPTVKLLDSLSHIMLKITAYVMHYAPVAVFSAISSVIAQNGIGVLLTYGQFIGEFYFALILLCSLLAAFATLFLGKRIWSLIRHIREPMLLAFGTASSESAYPKLLQQLERFGCDEKVCGLVLPLGYSFNLDGSMMYMTFAVLFIAQAYGIEMPLTDQFMMLLVLLFTSKGVAGVPRASLIVISATLSMFHIPEAGLLLLLGIDQILDMGRSATNVFGNSIAAALVSRWQRVLK; this is encoded by the coding sequence ATGTCTATCCATCATGCACCACAAGCTACAAACCGTCAGACGTTCTATATTGCAATTGCACTCATTGTGGGTATATGCTTTGGAGAATTGCTAAATCTGAGCTTACCCAAGGATGATTCGCTACTTGTAACTTTAATTGATGTGTTTAATGTTCTGACTGATATCTTTCTGCGCTTGGTAAAAATGATTATTGCCCCATTGGTTTTTGCTACCTTAGTGGTCGGCATGGCTAAGATGGGTGATGTACAGACTGTAGGCCGTATTGGCATAAAAGCGTTGCTATGGTTTTTTTCGGCTTCCTTATTCAGTTTGTTACTGGGAATGCTATTGGTGAATATTATGCAACCTGGTAGTTCGCTAAATATGCTGTTACCCGCTAAAGATGCCATGAATGGATTAGCCAATGTAAAACCTACTTTAGCTGGATTTACTGCGCATATGTTTCCGAAAAGTATAATTGAAGCGATGGCAAGTAATGAAATATTGCAAATCGTGGTATTTTCTATGTTTTTTGGTATTGCTTGCGCCTCTCTTGGTGAATTGGCACACCCCACCGTCAAATTGCTGGATTCACTTAGTCATATCATGCTTAAAATCACTGCCTATGTGATGCATTACGCGCCTGTAGCGGTTTTTTCAGCAATAAGTTCGGTAATTGCGCAAAATGGTATTGGTGTATTGTTAACTTATGGACAGTTTATCGGTGAGTTTTATTTTGCTCTAATCTTGTTGTGCAGTCTGTTGGCCGCTTTTGCTACTTTGTTTTTAGGAAAGCGAATTTGGTCCTTAATTCGGCATATTCGCGAACCTATGTTGTTGGCATTTGGAACGGCAAGTAGCGAAAGTGCTTATCCCAAATTATTACAACAGTTAGAACGCTTTGGTTGTGATGAAAAAGTCTGCGGATTAGTGCTGCCCTTGGGTTATTCCTTTAATCTGGATGGCAGTATGATGTATATGACGTTTGCTGTGTTGTTTATAGCCCAAGCCTATGGTATAGAAATGCCTCTGACAGATCAATTTATGATGTTGTTGGTGTTGTTGTTTACTAGTAAGGGGGTGGCCGGAGTGCCCAGAGCTTCGCTAATTGTAATTTCAGCTACCTTGTCGATGTTTCATATCCCGGAAGCCGGTTTATTACTATTGCTAGGTATAGATCAAATACTGGATATGGGGCGGAGTGCCACTAATGTTTTTGGCAACAGTATTGCAGCTGCTCTGGTAAGTCGTTGGCAGCGAGTATTGAAATAA
- a CDS encoding lysozyme inhibitor LprI family protein translates to MKKIILLLTLGFLPTTLLAENVLSEQYADCMDKTGGAIPEILNCISIENDSQDIRLNRAYKAAQTQLSSLRAKQLQEVQRIWIKYRNANCKFYADTHGATSASIRTNECLMNATASRALELENLKYIEQ, encoded by the coding sequence ATGAAAAAAATAATCTTATTACTAACATTAGGATTCCTACCAACAACTTTATTGGCGGAAAATGTTTTGTCTGAACAATATGCGGATTGTATGGATAAAACTGGGGGAGCCATACCCGAAATACTGAATTGTATCTCTATAGAAAATGATTCTCAGGATATACGACTAAACAGGGCTTATAAAGCCGCGCAAACACAACTAAGTAGCCTGCGCGCCAAACAACTACAAGAAGTGCAACGCATATGGATTAAATATCGAAATGCGAATTGTAAGTTTTATGCGGATACCCATGGAGCCACATCCGCATCGATAAGAACCAATGAATGCTTAATGAACGCAACAGCTTCAAGAGCGCTAGAACTAGAAAACTTAAAATATATTGAACAATAG
- the ampD gene encoding 1,6-anhydro-N-acetylmuramyl-L-alanine amidase AmpD — protein MIIHDHYLNCASQIASPNCDQRPNWDISLLVIHCISLPPEQFEGDYIDQLFCNTLNPKDHPYFEEIYQFRVSAHLLIRRNGLIRQYVPFNLRAWHAGVSNYKGREQCNDFSIGIELEGSIKQDFTDDQYQRLAEVVRVLLLAYPGLSRQAIVGHSDIAPHRKTDPGPLFDWERFYSLLG, from the coding sequence ATGATAATACATGACCACTATTTGAACTGTGCTAGCCAAATAGCTTCGCCCAATTGTGATCAACGTCCAAATTGGGATATATCGTTATTGGTAATCCATTGTATCAGCCTGCCGCCTGAACAGTTCGAGGGGGATTATATTGATCAACTGTTTTGTAATACACTCAATCCTAAAGATCATCCCTATTTCGAAGAAATTTATCAGTTTAGAGTCTCTGCACATTTGTTGATTCGTCGTAATGGCCTTATCAGACAATATGTGCCTTTTAATCTGCGGGCATGGCATGCCGGTGTATCGAATTATAAGGGACGTGAACAGTGTAACGACTTTTCTATAGGCATCGAATTAGAGGGTTCTATCAAGCAAGATTTTACCGACGATCAATATCAGCGGCTAGCTGAAGTGGTTAGAGTGCTGTTATTGGCTTATCCAGGGCTTTCCAGGCAGGCAATTGTTGGGCACAGTGACATTGCCCCGCATCGAAAGACTGATCCAGGGCCGCTGTTTGACTGGGAAAGGTTTTATAGTTTGTTGGGCTAA